In the genome of Chryseobacterium sp. 52, the window TGGTAAATCGAGCGTCATACTCTCGTCCCAATACAGCAGACAATTATTTATAAATAGATCTGAGGAATTACAATCTTATCGAATTTTTTTAAATTTTTATAATTAAAAAAAGAATATTTTAGATGTTCAAATTAGCAAGATAAATGCATTTCCTCCATTCAATATAATTATCTAAATTTACCTGGGAAGGTTACCCAAAACTCCAAAGTCACCGATTATACCTACAGAGCAGATGGGGTAAAGGTGAAAAAGATCTTCGGTACAGAAACGACGGATTATTTAGATGGTTTCCAGTATGAAAACGGAACGTTGAAATTCTTACCCACAGCAGAAGGTTATTTTAATTTTGAGACCGGGAAGTATGTGTACAATTATACTGACCATTTAGGAAATACCAGATTGAGCTACTATAAAAACGACTCAGGAGCAGAGATCATTGAGGAGAGTAATTATTATCCTTTTGGATTAAAGCATGAGGGGTATAATGTTATGTTGGGAAATCCTGCGTATAAATATAAGTACAACGGAAAGGAGTTACAGGAGACCAGAATGTATGATTATGGAGCGAGGTTCTATATGCCGGAGATTGGAAGATGGGGTGTTGTGGATCCGTTGGCGGAGAAGATGCGTCGTCATAGTCCTTATAACTATGCGTTTGATAATCCTGTAAGGTTCATCGACCCAGACGGAAGACAAGCAGATGATTGGCGAAACAAAAATGGACAGTTAGTTTATGACCCCAAAGCTAACGATGGAAAAGGAGCGTATACAAAGTTTGCTACTGATAAAGACAAAGCATATGGAGATGGTTTGAAAAATTCAGGTAATACAGGTGTCACACAATTTGATCAATTAGTAACTTCAAAGTTACCAACTACTGTAGAATATAGTAAAGAAAACCACCCTTTTTCAATGGGAGAAACGCATCCAATTGAGAAAGATGGCAAACTTGTAGGTTTTGAGATTACAATATATGAGGGATCTAGTGAAGATGCCTTTAAAAATCCAGACAAAGTTTTAAATTCTGAGGAAGCAGATAATGTGAAGAAGGGAAATTTAAGTGCTTTTGATATATCAACTTCAACTTTTGGTCATGAGATTGCCCATGCAAATGAAAAAACCCACCAACTACTTAAGAAACAAGAAGAAACTGGTATTGTTGACCCTAAAAATAACAGCGAAACAATGCCAACAGCTATAGGAAAACAGATTTTTAAAGAATTGAGAGATAATAAAATTAAAAATAAATAATTATGAATAAGTGCTTTATTATTGTCTTACTCTTTTTAGTTACTTGTTGTAAATCTCAAAATATTACCACGTTTTCTCAATTAGAAAACAATATTAGAGAAATACTTTTTCAAAAAGGTTATATATCACAAAATGCGTATTCTCAAAAAAAAGGTTTTACTATTTATGGAACTTATCAAAGAAAAGTTGATGAAAAAAAGTTACGAAATGGTATATATGATCTTTATTTAGGAAATCATAGTCCTCAATTCAAATTTATTTACGAGCGAAATAAAATTATTTTTTTAGATATTTATTCTTTTAAGAATTTTTTAGAATCAATGAGAACACAAATGATTTATTTATTTGAACAAAGATATTGTAGAGAAATTATTGTTGATTATGTAAAGAGATTGATTAGAACACATTACAGTTTTAATAGAAATCCAAGAGATCTGTTTAATAAAAATTGTGAATTTCCAGAAAAAAGAATACCAAGTACATTTTATTTAAATGAAATTAAGAGTAAAATTATTACCGAAATTGCGCAGAAAGAGGATTTAAAAAAAGGAAATTTGCAACTTGAAAAAATTGAAAACATTGCAGTTGGTGAGTTAAGTATATATTTTGGTATTAATGAGAAAGAAAAATTGGAAGAAGGAATTTATAGTTATGTTAATATAAATTCTAGTGTTTCTAATAATAGTTATTTTATCCTAAATGGAAATGATATTAAGTTTTTGAAAATGGATTCAGATGAATCATTCATTAAATCAATTCAAGAAATAATTTTATTTGGAGAAGATAAAAATATATGTTCTGAAAAAACTATTTGGTATATCGAACAATTATTTTCAAATTATATGGAAGACTCTTGTCTTTCTAAAGTTACGAAAGATTTGCCGTAAACAATTTTTAAATTTAATTATAACGGAAATGCAGGAGCAGGAAATGCTAATTACAATTATCCCGCTTTTCATTCTATGATAAAAAACAAATAAAAACTGTTAAATTTTAGCAAT includes:
- a CDS encoding RHS repeat domain-containing protein, translated to MKKIFGTETTDYLDGFQYENGTLKFLPTAEGYFNFETGKYVYNYTDHLGNTRLSYYKNDSGAEIIEESNYYPFGLKHEGYNVMLGNPAYKYKYNGKELQETRMYDYGARFYMPEIGRWGVVDPLAEKMRRHSPYNYAFDNPVRFIDPDGRQADDWRNKNGQLVYDPKANDGKGAYTKFATDKDKAYGDGLKNSGNTGVTQFDQLVTSKLPTTVEYSKENHPFSMGETHPIEKDGKLVGFEITIYEGSSEDAFKNPDKVLNSEEADNVKKGNLSAFDISTSTFGHEIAHANEKTHQLLKKQEETGIVDPKNNSETMPTAIGKQIFKELRDNKIKNK